One segment of Candidatus Stygibacter australis DNA contains the following:
- a CDS encoding metalloregulator ArsR/SmtB family transcription factor, giving the protein MMLDEFVLSKLSKLFDVVSNPVRIKIIYALAEEESLSVTEISQKIDVPQNTLSAHLKILFEGAYLKKEQKWRKVYYSIREPKLKEILEIGTQILYNKWEGNWEKIAEARNKIKQTIILKGEE; this is encoded by the coding sequence ATGATGCTTGATGAATTCGTGCTCTCTAAGCTTTCAAAACTTTTTGACGTGGTGTCTAACCCCGTTAGAATAAAAATAATCTATGCTCTGGCAGAGGAAGAAAGTCTTTCCGTGACAGAAATATCTCAGAAGATCGATGTACCTCAAAATACTCTATCTGCACATTTAAAAATACTCTTTGAAGGGGCATATCTGAAAAAAGAGCAGAAATGGCGTAAAGTGTATTATTCCATCCGTGAGCCCAAATTGAAAGAGATACTGGAAATAGGCACCCAGATATTATATAATAAATGGGAAGGCAACTGGGAAAAGATAGCAGAAGCAAGAAATAAAATAAAGCAGACAATAATTTTGAAAGGAGAAGAATAA